DNA sequence from the Bacillota bacterium genome:
GAGCAGCGAGGAATCCTACCTCCCCCGGCCCCAGCTCTGCAGCGGGTTCCATCTCGGGGCGGAACACACCGACGTCTGTCACGTCGTATTCCTTGCCAGATCCCATGATCCGGATCCGCGAGCCTTGTCTGACGCGGCCCTCCATTACCCTAACGTAGATGATTACGCCACGGTAAGGATCGAAATGTGAATCGAAGATCAGCGCACGAAGCGGGCCCTGAGCATCCCCTGCTGGCGGCGGGATCCTGTCCACAATTGCTTCGAGAACTGACGAGACCCCCTGTCCAGTCTTGGCACTGACCATCAGAACCTCGGAAGGTTTTGCACCCAGGAGGTCTACGAGTTCCTCGCGGACCCGCTCGGGTTCGGCGTTCGGGAGGTCTATCTTGTTCACCACAGGGATGATCTCGAGGCCCGCGTCGATCGCAAGGTACAGGTTGGCAAGTGTCTGCGCCTCGACGCCTTGGGATGCGTCCACCACCAGAACAGCCCCCTCGCACGCAGCGAGGGATCGTGACACTTCGTAGGTGAAGTCGACGTGCCCGGGGGTATCGATCAGGTTCAATACGTAGGACTCCCCATCCGCCGCCCGGTGCTCGATTCGCACAGGCTTGAGCTTGATGGTGATACCCCTCTCGCGCTCGAGTTCCATCCTGTCGAGGACCTGCTCCACCATCTCCCGGCGATCCAGGGCCCCCGTGAGCTCAAGGATGCGGTCAGCGAGAGTCGATTTCCCGTGGTCGATATGGGCTACTATGGAGAAGTTTCGGATGGCGCTCTGGTTCATCTCATACCTCATCCGCCGGAGACGTCCGGCTGTGGAAGTCAGAGATGATTATACCACACCGAGCGCCATGGCAAGCGCCGAGGCCCCCACTGCGGCCTGCACCAGGAAAGCAGCGGGGCCTCGCATCTTCCCGTGAGGAAGAAAGCCTGAGTGGGTCGGGAATACTCCGGTGACGTTTCCGCCGGAGAGGTGGGACAGGACGACCTCGACATCGGGCAGGACTGCCCCGATCGTCCCGGCGACGGCCGCCCGGGACCCGAACCCCGAATTCCAGCACCCCGCAATCAGGACGGCCGCTGTAACAATATCGAGAACCGCCCAAGCTGGCTTCTGGTAGTCCGAGTGAGGGACCATGTCGAGGGCGCAGTGGCTCACAAGCCCAAGTGCGAAGGCGAGCGCGGGGTCCCTCGTGACCCGCGCCGCACACGCACCGAGGCAGGCGTGGACTGTGGCAGTCATGTCATCACTGCTCCGGGCCCAGATTCTTGGAGTCTTCCATCTCGATTCTGAACGCTCTCCCGAATACCTCCACCCGGAGCGCGCCCTTCTCCGGGACTGAGATGGTTGCAGGAGACCATGGCCGAGCCGCCCCGGCCATCCGGGAGGCTGCCGTACCAGCCGCCGCAACCCCCACCGCTACGAAGGCCGCGAGGGACACAAGCCCAACAATGAGGACTACCAGCTCCAGTATGGTGTGCCTTGCCATTCTAGCCTCAGAGGATGTTCACGAGCGCCCTTGCCACGAGTCGCGCGGAACGCTCGGCCTCCTCCCGGGTGTTGTCAGTCCCTCCGATCTCGATTATGATAGCTCGGTCGTGGACGTGCTGGTTAAACCGCGAGTGGGAGTAGCGCGCAACGCCACGCGACACTCCAGGGTACAACCGGTCCAGCTCAGCATCGAGCTTGAGTGCGAATTGGTAGTTCTTCCGCCAGTTCGGATGGGCAAGCGCGGAACTCTCTTCAGTGACAACGATCAACACACGCGCCACTTTCTTCCCGTCTACCGTCGTCGTGCGCAGCCTCTCCAGGTTTGCGGGGAGGGAGTCACGGTGTATGTCGACGATTGTCTCCAGCGACGGATACGCCCCCACCAGGTACTTCATGGTGACCAGAGAATTCACATAGCTCTTGCTCCAGTCAGGATAGTCATGGATCTTGGTGGAATGCACGGTGCTTGTGCCGAACGCGCGCGATAGCTCATCCGCCATGACGGCTCCCACCGCGATCACGCCCTCGCTCTTTCCCCAGCAGTAGTCGGCTCCCCAGCTCTTCCGGTACGCCTCGGAGCTATGTGTGTGGAGTATGGCGACCCTAGGCTTGGTCCCCGACATCGACAGGTTGTCGGACACGCGCCGCATCGCAAGAGCGGTGGGCGCCTCCGGCCGCGCCTGATCTCGCTGTTTCGCTGGGGCGGGAGCCGGTGACGGAGACGAAGGGGAACGGCTTTCGGGTTCCCCAATCGTCACACCGGACTCAGGGCGTTCCTCTGGGGCCCTGGCGAGTGTCTCCGCCCGTGATGACGCCTGGACAAGCGCCTCCTCCGTCGCTCCGTTGCTCCCACTGTCGCCCGTGCGCAGGACCTCTTTCCCCTTGTCGGCCCCTCCGCCTCCTGATGCTGACGCAGATCCTGCCCGCTGTACCTGCCAGGGCGCCTCCACAGGCAACGTCCCCTCACGTAGCTCGGCGAAGACCCGTGCGTCCGACGACCGTGCCGGGTAGGATTCCAGGCGTGCGGGGCGAACGATGGCGGGGAGTTCCGCCCGCACGAACGTCCTCGGGTCCTCTGGGTCTAGCCCGCCCATCGCTCCCATGGCCGCTCGGAGCGCCCGTGCCGCCAGTCCGCCCATATCCCGGTCCCCCGGGGGCATCTCCCTGGTCGAGTCAGACCGGTCGCTTGCGGTCCCGGAACTCCTCGGCCTCACAAACGCCCCGAGCCGGGAGATGATCCGGGACAGGAGAGAACCGGTGGATTCCACAGTCTCGTCCGCCCGCCCCGCACCCGAAATGGCGGGCACAACCTGAGCCTGTTCCTTCCTGGGAAGGCCAACGATCAGGCCGACTGACACCAGTATCATGACCAGGTAAAGAAGGGCCAGGTTTCGAAAGGCCGAAAGGTCGCGACGGCCCAACCGCCGCGCCCTCCGAAAGGGCCTGGGGCGTTGGCGCCTCGCCCGTTTCCAGGCGTTCACTTGCATCACCGCCCCCCAAAGCTGGCATATGCCTCTTTTCAGCTCTATGCGGGCGGCCTTGTGCTTATTCCGCCGCAGTCACTGCAAGTACTGGTATATCTCGTTCTCCTCTATCGCCGGATGCAGGGCGTAGTTTATGCCCCCGGCGACCACGTCCGATAGCTCCTTGACCAGCACATCCACTTCCTTCGGCGTAACCACCAGGGTGCCGAAATACGGCTGAAGAACCTGAGACACTACTTGCTGCGCCTGGCGGGGCGGGCCATCCTCTGGCAGCCTGGGTTGCTGAACAGCAACGCCGGGAGCTTGCCCGCGCTGCAGTATGTCCAGGGCATCTCCGACTATGGTCAAAGCGTGTACCACAGTGGGGACACCGATGGCTATCACCGGGACCCCCATAGCCTGGCGCGTGATCCCGAACCTCTTGTTCCCGATGCCCGACCCGGGCTGGATGCCACTATCCCCCAGCTGAACGGTGGTGCCCAGCCTGGAGACGTTTCGGGAGGCAAGTGCGTCTACCACGATGATCAGGTTTGGGCGTACTCGAGAGACAACTCCACCCACAATCTCTGCGGTCTCGATTCCTGTCAAGCCCAGGACTCCCGGGGAGATCGCCGCCACGGAACGCAGCCCGCCTCGCTTCTCAGGAGGAGTCATGGAGTGCACATGCCTGGTGACCATCACTTTCCCAACCACCATCGGGCCGATCGCATCTGGGGTAGCGTTCCAGTTCCCGAGACCGCACACGAGCGTAGTGAAGTCTTCCAGGGCCCGGAAGTCCGCCCCGAAGTTGGCGTTGATCATGTTCACCAGTTCCCGGGCGAGCCCATCTGCAACCTGCTTCTGAAGTTCCCTGTCGTGCAGCGGAAGGTCGGGAGCATCGATCGTTACGTAGTTGCCTGGAGCCTTCCCGAGGGCTCGTCCGGCCTCCTCGGTCATGATGCGTACCCTGGTTACGGACCCGAAGTCCTGGGGCTCAGTCTGGGAAACAACGCCCCGAACCTCGGCACCGGCGGCACCGGATGCGATCTGATGGGCTTCAACCGCGAGGTCGGTCCTGAGCACACCGGACTCTTCCTGCGGTGAGGTCTCGGCCGCCGGGGCAGTCCTCCATTTCATCCCGAAACCCCGTGTCCATTCCATTTCCGACTCCCCCCAAGAGACCATCGATTAGCCGTAGTCTCCCCCAGTGCAGATAGGTTCATCAATGCTTGCATTCCCAAGGTGTGCGTGGTAGAATCAGAACCGCGCAGTCGGACAGTCGGAGGAGGTGACATGCTGGTGCCGAACATCAAGTCAGCCAAGAAGCGCGTGAGGACGTCCAGAGTTCGGGCCCTTAGGAACGCGTCCGTCAAGTCCTTCGTCAAGACGGCGGTCCGGAGGTGCAACGAGGCCCTCGCCGAGCAGGGTGCCGATGGCGCGACTCAGCAGCTCAACCGGGCAATGAGCGCGATCGACCGCGCGGCGAAGAAGGGCGTCATCCACAAGAACCAGGCTTCGAGGCGCAAGTCCCGGCTCGCCCGGAAGGCGAACGCCGCCCGCGCCGCCGCCGAATAATCGAAAGGCCGAAGGCTCCACATCAGGTGCTCAGACTCGCCTACTTGACCGGTCGTGGGCTGGAAAGTAGGCTTGTGTCTTCTGTGGGCGGCGTGGGGCTCACGACCAGACTGCCCGATCCCCTTTCTCACCTGTCCTCCCGAGGCACAGATCTGATACAAGGATATCCATCGCGACATCATCCGGCATGGTCCCGGACTTGATCTCCNNNNNNNNNNTGATCTCCCAATCGGACCTGGCGAGCCGCGAGACCATGCGCGCCAGCCTGACCTGACTCAGGCGTCGGGCCTGGGCCACTATCTTCCTCGCCACGAAAGCAGGTTTCCCGGTGGTGCGGGTGATGTGTTGCGCAACCTCCTCATCGCTCCTCCCCCGGTCCAGTTCATCCCTGGCCTCGATCAGCTGGCGGAGGTGCCCTGCAAGCACACTCTGGATCAGCTGTGAAGCCTTGCTCAGAACCCTCAGGTCCTTCAGGGCAGATGCAGCGCGGGCCCGGTCGCCGTCGGCCACAGCGTCACAGAAATCATATACCGACCTAGTAGCCCCGCGTCCAACCGCCTGCCGCACATCCTCCTCTGTGATGGCCCGGCGCCCAGGCCCAACATATAGAAGCAATTTGTCCATCTCGCCAGCGAGCGCCCTGAGGTCTGTCCCAATCAGATCGTACAGGAGCTCCGCCGCTTCACGGTCGATCTTGATCCCCATCTCCCGGGCGTGGTCGAATATGAACCTCCTCGCGTCCCGCTCATACGCCCTCCGGAACTCGCAGACCGTGATGTTCTCCCCGCCCGCCTGAGCTTCCTTGCGGGGAGCGGCCTTCGAACCTGAAAGGATCACCACGAAAGTGTCGGGGGGGACGGGACAATCGGACCGTTTTGGGCCTCCAAGGAGGAGGCGAACCAACCGGGCCTGGTCCTCGGTGCGCATCTCGTCGAACCTGCCCACCATGACAATCCGGGTTCCTGAAAACATGGGCACAGTAAGCACAGCCGATGCGATGTCGTCCACTGCCGCCTCCGCGGCATCGAACACGTTTGTGTCCGCTCCGGCTGACCTCTGTTCCATCGCCCTTGCGAGTGCCTCGGCCGCCCGGTCTCTCGAGTAGTCGTCCTCACCGTAGAGAAGGTAGACCGGGGTGAACCGCCCCGTCTTGATTGCCCTCTGGATCTCCGGATCCAACGTCGCTCCCTCCGAATCCAAGGCTCAGCTCTTCAGGCCTGTCCTGGCAATCCCCTGGATGAACTGCTTCTGCGCCGCGAAGAAGATCACCACCAGTGGCGCAATAGCCATGGTCGACGCAGCCATCAGCAGGTTTGGGACAGTGCCGAACTCCTGGTTGAACTGAGACAGCCCCACCTGTATCGTGCGCATGCCCGACGAATTCGTGACGATGAGGGGCCAGAGAAACGAGTTCCAGCCTCCAATGAACGTGAACAGTCCGGATGTGACGAACACCGGAGCTGCCAAGGGAATCATCACCCTCACCAGATACCCGAGCCTGCCACACCCGTCAATTTGCGCCGCATCCCACAGCTCGAGAGGCACTGTCTGGAAGAACTGCCGCATAATGAAGATGCCGAACACACTCGCAGTCCACGGCACAATCAAGGCGTAGTACGTGTCTATCCAGCCAAGGCGGGACACGATCACGTAGTTTGGGACCAGGGTGACCTGGTCCGGTATCATCATCGTGCCCAAAAGCACCATGAACACAACTTCCTTACCGAAGAAGCTCAGACTCGAAAACGCATACGCTGCCAAAGCAGATGTAGCCAATTGCAGCGTGGTCGTCAGAGTGGCCACGAGGGCACTGTTCAGGAAGTACCGCGGGAAGTTGGGGTCGGCCTCCCATGCCGACCGGTAGTTCTCAAGGATGATCTTGGAGGGAACCCATACCAGCCGGTTCACGTAGAGCTCCTCAGGAGCTTTGACGGACGTGGTCAGCATGTAGTAGAACGGCATGAGCATGACAACTGCGCCCACGGCGAGCAGGACGTAGACGATGGGCATCTGGACCGATCTTCGCACGCTCACCTCACCTGCCCCTCTTCCTCACTGATAATGGACGCGCCCGCCCAGAGCGCTCCGCTGCGCGAGGGTGAGCACGAATATGATGGCAAACAGAGCGTACCCGATCGCGGCAGCATAGCCGAACTTGTAAGAGCCCCAGCCCATGTCATAAAGGTACTTCACAACGACTCGAGTCGTCCCAAGTGGCCCACCGCCCGCCGAGGGCCAAAGGACATAGACTTGAGTGAACACCTGGAAAGACCCGATTATCGATATGATAGCCACGAAGTATGTGGTCGGTGACAGGAGCGGCCATGTGATCTTGCTGAACATAGTCCATCCCCTGGCGCCGTCGATCGCCGCTGCCTCGTAGTACTCGTGAGGTATGTTCTGCAGCCCCGCGAGAAAGATCACGACGTTGTACCCGAGATGCCTCCATATGCTCATGAGAATCAGGGCGAACATGGCCCACTTCGGATCGAGGAGCCATGCCTGGGGTGAGATGCCGGCCGGCCCGAGCAAGGCGTTGAGTAGTCCCGCCGTGTCCTCCTTGTAGATCCAGGTCCACACGATCGAGATGGCGACCACCGGAGTGACGTAAGGGAGGAAGTATGCTGTGCGGAACCAGGCCAGAGCCCGGACCTTCTGGTTCAGCAACCAGGCGACTCCGAGTGCTATGGCCATGCCGGTTGGCACCGTGCCGAGCACGTAGACTGCGGTGTTGCGAAGCGCCTGCAGGAAGTCCTGGTCGTGAAGGAGGTCCCTGTAGTTGCCGAGTCCCACGAAGTTCCATCGGCCGATCAGGTTGGTATCGAACAGACTTATGTAAGCCGCATAGAAAGCAGGCATGAAGTGAAACACAAGAAGGATCACGAGTGCAGGAGCTAGGTACAGGTAGGCCTCCGCTGATTCCAGAACAGGCCCAGACCGGCGTGATCGTCTCACTGGCGCATCAGCTCCCTTCGCGCAAGCCATTCCATTACCCCAAGTGTGAATGCCGAGTTCTCGAAACCCGGCCGCACAAGATCGTGGGAGGAGAAAGTGGGCGCCCCTACGCACACTACCCGGCCCAAGCCCACCTCAAATGAAGCCGCAACCACAGGGGCGCGGGCGTACGGATAGTACCGCCCTTCCCCTTCCAGGTCAACGTTGGTGGCCGAACCCGGGGCTCGGGCGAGCACCTGCATGCCGGGAACGGGCAGCGCACCGAACTCCGGTCCTGCCAGTGCACATGCCTCGGACACGTACACCGTGCCTCCAGAAGACAACTCCATCTTCACTTGAGTCTTCGCGTCATGCCTGATCTCATCGTACCCGAAACGAACCGGTGCGCCAAGGCCTTCCAGGATCTCGTTGAACTGACTCACCGATCTCGAGCCATCCTGCCCAAATGACCACGCCCCCAGAAGAAGCGCCCCGCCGTCACGGACGAAAGACACGACCGCGTCCAGTTCCGCGTCTTCAAAGGCAGTGGGCCCCAGAGAGAATCCGACCTCGGGGAGCGTGATCACGAGTACGTCATAATCCGCAAGAAGATCTGCGGTGATACGAGCACTGATAGACCGGGCGTCGTAGTCGTGCGCACGAAGCAGATCGAGAAAGGCGTCGAGGTAGCCAGAATACCGGTTGTTGTGACCTTCATCCACTAACACCTTGGGGAGTCCCGCGGGGTGAACTCGAACCTGCTTGCCGATGAATCTCTCCGGGGCAGCGCCTCCGGGGATGACGATCTCCATCTCGAGGCCTGCGTCACCATGAGCGTCGGGCACCCATTCGAACCGCACCTCTGTTCCGGCACCGGCCGGCACACTCACGACTGTCGACCCCACGAGCAGTCGATCGCGCGCCCCGGGCCGTGTGACATACAAGTGTGCTTCGACACGCTGCAGGGGACTGTCGTTCCTGTTGACGACCTCAGCGAGGACCCGCGTGGGAACCCCCTCGGTTACCATGGGATCCGCGACTGCGAAATCGCACACTGTGATGTCCGCCTCACTGGCAACCCAGATGGGGCTGGTGACAATGACATCCTTGTCCTTCTGAACCGCGCGAACATAGTACCAGTTGTATGACTCTTCGGGGACGATATCGAATGTCACCTCGAAATGCCCGCACCCCGGACCTGCGAATTCCATCACTACCTTCCCGCCGCTTCCGATCACTTGCACGGTGTCGAGGCAATCGTCCGGATCCGGGTCGTCGATTCTGATAGTGAACGGGATTCCCACACCGCGGAGGAGATCGGGAGCACTCAGGGTCACCGTCCCACCAATGAGCACATCATCGGACTCGAAGATCACCCTGACGTTCCGGTCCTCAGTGGCGTATGTCCTCATGCTGCGGAGTGCATCATAGACTGCCTCCCGGGTCAATTCCCATGCGAGCACCGCAGTTCTGGTATCCGCCGCGGTACCCCAGTCGGCTCGGTGGTTGTCCTGGTTGCTCGTCGCCCCAACCTTCCAGCCCCGGTCCAGGGCACGGATGTAAGCACGCTCATTTCGGATATTGTGGGAGTATGGGCCGTTCCCTACCTCGAGCAGGCACATGTACCTGTCCGCCCGGCCCGAGTAGGCGAAGTCGTCCCAGTTTGGCTGTAGTTCGTAATCGGGGTGGTTGAACATCCCGAACCCGTCATACATCGCGAGGAATTCTATCAATTCCGCAAGGCTCCGCTGGTTGTCCCGGGATGCCGCAAGAGGAGTTCCGTACCCCCCTGCGTGGCCGGATGAGTGTGTCCATTCGAACCCGATGAAGGGAACGAAGACGCCGGGTTCGTAGAACTCCTCCGCCTCTTCCAGGCTCTTGTGCCAGAGGATTATGTTCGTTTCCTCCTGCATGTAGTACCCGTGCTCCGTGGTGGCGAGGAAATCGAGGCCGGCCACATCTCGCGCATGTGTGAAGGCATCAGATGGGGTCAGCGCACCGTCTGAGTAGGCAGTATGAGCGTGGAGGATCCCGAAGTAGTGGTTCACCGGCGGCCGGGCTCCGGCTGCCGGCGCCACCAGGGCAGAAACCACCATCACACAGGAGATGCACGCGACCGAGAGGAACCGCGCCAGCCGTGATGAGTTCATGATGAGGAGCCTCCTTTCAGGCAAGCGCAAGCCCGGGGAGGTCGGTCACCTCGGGTCGACGACCCCGGGCTGGCATGCCAAGCTTACTGCGACTCACTTCAACCGAGCGTTCGCCTTCATGACCGCGGCATCAAGGGCCTCCTGGGGTGTGGCTTTCCCAAGGAAGGCTTTCTCAACAGCTTCGGAGATATCGTTCCTGATATTGTTCCAGGCTGCGATATTGGGATCGTACTTTATGTGCCGGAGCTGCTTGAGGCTCTCCTCGTTCCTGGGGTTCTGCTGGAAGAACTCCCTCATCATGTCGAGGTGCACGGCGGACTTCCGCACCGGAATGTAGCTGGTTCCGATGGCCCACTTGGCGGTCTGCCTGGGCTCGACGAGCCACTTGATGAACTCCCACGCAGCCTCCTGTTCCCGTTGTGAGGCTCTTGCGAATATCGCGAGGTCGGTCCCGGCGACAGGGGTGGACCTGTACCTCGGCTCCAGATATGGGAGGGGCGCGGCACCCCATTCGAACTTGCCCGCAACGGCGGCATCGGTATAGCTCAGGCCTGGGGAGGAAGTGAAGTACATCGCGACCTTCCCTGCCCCGAAATCAGCATCGAGGTATCCCGGGATGTAGTATGCCACCTTGTACTTGTTGAGAAGGTCCACCATGAACTGCAGGCTGCGGACTCCAGCAGGGCCCGCCACGGCGACCTTGCCCGCGGCGTCCATCCACTCTCCACCTGCATTAAAATAGAAGCACGCAAACATGTCGATAAAGGGCCGCAACCCCACGCCGTACCTGGTGATCTTGTCGCCTTCTCTGACTGTGAGTTTGTCGGCCGCGGTGAGGAACTCCTGCCAGGTAGCGGGAGGGGACGCGATGCCTGCCTGTTGGAAGGCGGTTTTGTTGTATACCAGCACATAGACGCTCTTGTTGAACGGCATGGTGTACCAGACGCCGTCAAAGGTGCAGGCCGCACGGAGGCCTTCCCAGATATCGTCGATCTCCAGCTGGGACATGCCGTTCGACCCGCGTACGAACTTCTCGATGGGGACTACTTCTTTGCCGGAGATGTACTCCGGAACCCAGTTGCCGTACACCTGCGCCATGGTAGGAGGTTTGCGGGCCACCAGCGCGCCTACGAGTTTCTGGCTCAGGGCACCGTAGTTCCCCTGGTACTCGGCTTTGACAACGATGTCGGGATGCTGCGCGTTGAACTCGGCAACCAGGGAGTCCAGGGTCTTACCCAGTTGGGCCCCCATAGCGTGCCAGAAGGTGACCGTGGTCTTGCCCTGGGCCGCAACAGACGAGCCGAACGTGCAAGCAACGAGCATCACAAGGCTCGCAAGGACAAGGATCAAGAGCCGCTTCAAGTTGTCCCCCGCGCCGCGTCCCGCGCGCGGGGTTTCCCCCTTTCACGTGGTTGTCTGCTGGCTCGTATTCGACGAAGAGGATTACACTCCTCTCGTCCCCTACCTATTTCGAAAGACTCTCCAAACCTCGAAACATCGGTGACCTGTTCCAGACAGCGCGCATGTCGGATATCAGGGTTTTCCGGAGGAGCGGCCAGAATGTCACTGTCACCGCCCCCACTTCGTCCGTCCTGAGCACCCGGGCGCCGGCAGCAGCGAGCCGCGCCAAGACTGCCTCGGATGGGTGCCCATACGCGTTTCTCCCAACGGAGACCACGACGGACTCTGGTGCTACCGCCTCGATGAACCTCTGGCCGGAGGAACCGGAAGAGCCATGGTGCCCAACTTTGAGAACGAGTGTGCGGGGCACACCCGCCCTCAGAGCACGGGCCTCGAATGCGTGGCCCGAATCCGCACACAGCAGGGCGGAGAACCCCCGAAACTCGATCCTAAGCACAATTGACGCCTCATTCGCATCCAGTCTGGCTGGTGCACCCGGTCGCGGTGGATTCAGAACCTGGATCGATAGGCCGCCCCACGCGATTGTGTGACCGGAAGCAACGGCAACCGTCACCGCCCCAGAGCGCTCTGCTGCCTTGATGAACTCCAGGGCGTATCTGGAACAGGGTTGCCCAGCGGGGACTATCGCGGCCCCCACCCTTGCTCCTTCCATGGCGCGCGGCAATCCCCCGGCATGGTCCGAATGCCCGTGGGTCATCACCACGGCATCGATCGTGCCGACTCCCTGCCTACGTAGGAACGGCCGGACATGTCTCTCCCCGGCGTACTGGTCCCCTCCATCAACGAGCATGACTTGCCCCGAGGTGGAGCGGACGTAGATGGCATCCCCCTGTCCCACACTGAGAAAGACCATCCGGAACGGGCGAGGGGCGGCCACCCATATTACTGCACCTGCAGTGACCACAGCGAGGGCTCGAGTCAGGCGGCGGGTGAGAATCCTCCGGGCCCGGAGGCCGACAGCAGGACGGAAGAGAGCACCTATGATGATCAAGACACCAAGATAGTAGAGGCCGATCTCTGGACCAGTCAGGGACCTGACCCAGACAGTCGTCCAGCCCTCCCTACCAGACCACAGAACAAACCTGCCCAGGGCCTCGAGAGCCGTGCCCGACACCTGGTTTACGGCCACTCCCATCGGCGACCAGACTGTGCAGAGCGCGCATCCGACGAAACCAAGCCAGAGAGCAATGGTGGCGAGGGGTAAGGCCACCAGGTTTACTAGTGGGCCCACTGTCGCGACCTGGTTGGTCATGTTGGCCACCACCGGCCACAGTACCGCGTGGATGCAGGCGGAGGCGAGGAGACAAACGACACACCAGCGAATGAACCTGTTGAGCCTCGCCGGCAATAGCGCTGCCAGCCGGGGCACTACCGTTACAGTGATGAACGCGGCCATGTAGGACATCTGAAACCCGGGGTCACCCAGGAGAAGTGGGTTCGCCAAGAGCTGTGCCAGCGCCGCCACGGCCAGGAGGTTTGGGGGCCTGACCCTCCTCCCCAACATGGATCCGGCCAAGGACAGCAGAAACACAAAGCACGCCCGGGCGACGGAGGTCCTCATGCCCGCCGCAGCGGCATAGATGAGTGACGCACACGCGGCGAGGGTGTTGGCAATTCCGACCGGCAGATGCATGAGCCGGGCAATGCCCAGCGTCGCTCCGATCACAAGCCCGACGTGGAGGCCCGACGCCGCAAGCAGGTGCCCCGCGCCCACGCGCCTGAATGCCTCGAGGGTCTCGCCGTCGAGAATGTCCGGATCCCCTAATGCCATTGCGAGGAATAGGTCTCGCTGGGCCGGCGCGAGGGTCATCCCCGCCGTCCTCGATACCAGCTCACGCACTGAGAGGCCGAGGCCTGTGAGCATGCCAGGGCGGCCCCGCTCGACCAATGTGATGTCGGACAGGCCTGCCCTCGCCGTGACGTGGATACCCGACCTGAGAAGGATGGTCCGGAAATCAGGCTCGCCCGGGTTCATGGCGCGCGGAGGGAGTTCGGGACGGAGCTTTGCAAGGACCGTGTCTCCCACACGCAGGTCTGCAACATCTGCAGAAGAGTCTGTGTGACCCAGCCTGATCCTGAGCCCTCCGGTGGCGGGCAACAGCGCGTCCCCCACGCCGACTCGCTTCGTGGATATCACCACCTGCGAGTTTCGTGGGACCGTGCGGACGTCTGCCACAATCCCACACACCGTGACCTCGGTTCCGGCAAACCGAGCGACCGAGATCATGGCCCCTCGGTCTATATGACAGACAGCTAGATCCCCGGCAGCCCATCCCGCGATGCAGAGAGCGGCCCAGGCAAACCCGGCCCTGAACCGAACGGACAATCGCAGGGTCGTCCCTGTGGTCGCGGCCACGGC
Encoded proteins:
- a CDS encoding stage II sporulation protein P, which translates into the protein MGRRDLSAFRNLALLYLVMILVSVGLIVGLPRKEQAQVVPAISGAGRADETVESTGSLLSRIISRLGAFVRPRSSGTASDRSDSTREMPPGDRDMGGLAARALRAAMGAMGGLDPEDPRTFVRAELPAIVRPARLESYPARSSDARVFAELREGTLPVEAPWQVQRAGSASASGGGGADKGKEVLRTGDSGSNGATEEALVQASSRAETLARAPEERPESGVTIGEPESRSPSSPSPAPAPAKQRDQARPEAPTALAMRRVSDNLSMSGTKPRVAILHTHSSEAYRKSWGADYCWGKSEGVIAVGAVMADELSRAFGTSTVHSTKIHDYPDWSKSYVNSLVTMKYLVGAYPSLETIVDIHRDSLPANLERLRTTTVDGKKVARVLIVVTEESSALAHPNWRKNYQFALKLDAELDRLYPGVSRGVARYSHSRFNQHVHDRAIIIEIGGTDNTREEAERSARLVARALVNIL
- the gpr gene encoding GPR endopeptidase, with the protein product MEWTRGFGMKWRTAPAAETSPQEESGVLRTDLAVEAHQIASGAAGAEVRGVVSQTEPQDFGSVTRVRIMTEEAGRALGKAPGNYVTIDAPDLPLHDRELQKQVADGLARELVNMINANFGADFRALEDFTTLVCGLGNWNATPDAIGPMVVGKVMVTRHVHSMTPPEKRGGLRSVAAISPGVLGLTGIETAEIVGGVVSRVRPNLIIVVDALASRNVSRLGTTVQLGDSGIQPGSGIGNKRFGITRQAMGVPVIAIGVPTVVHALTIVGDALDILQRGQAPGVAVQQPRLPEDGPPRQAQQVVSQVLQPYFGTLVVTPKEVDVLVKELSDVVAGGINYALHPAIEENEIYQYLQ
- the rpsT gene encoding 30S ribosomal protein S20, encoding MPNIKSAKKRVRTSRVRALRNASVKSFVKTAVRRCNEALAEQGADGATQQLNRAMSAIDRAAKKGVIHKNQASRRKSRLARKANAARAAAE
- the holA gene encoding DNA polymerase III subunit delta; translated protein: MDPEIQRAIKTGRFTPVYLLYGEDDYSRDRAAEALARAMEQRSAGADTNVFDAAEAAVDDIASAVLTVPMFSGTRIVMVGRFDEMRTEDQARLVRLLLGGPKRSDCPVPPDTFVVILSGSKAAPRKEAQAGGENITVCEFRRAYERDARRFIFDHAREMGIKIDREAAELLYDLIGTDLRALAGEMDKLLLYVGPGRRAITEEDVRQAVGRGATRSVYDFCDAVADGDRARAASALKDLRVLSKASQLIQSVLAGHLRQLIEARDELDRGRSDEEVAQHITRTTGKPAFVARKIVAQARRLSQVRLARMVSRLARSDWEI
- a CDS encoding carbohydrate ABC transporter permease, producing MSVRRSVQMPIVYVLLAVGAVVMLMPFYYMLTTSVKAPEELYVNRLVWVPSKIILENYRSAWEADPNFPRYFLNSALVATLTTTLQLATSALAAYAFSSLSFFGKEVVFMVLLGTMMIPDQVTLVPNYVIVSRLGWIDTYYALIVPWTASVFGIFIMRQFFQTVPLELWDAAQIDGCGRLGYLVRVMIPLAAPVFVTSGLFTFIGGWNSFLWPLIVTNSSGMRTIQVGLSQFNQEFGTVPNLLMAASTMAIAPLVVIFFAAQKQFIQGIARTGLKS
- a CDS encoding sugar ABC transporter permease, which codes for MRRSRRSGPVLESAEAYLYLAPALVILLVFHFMPAFYAAYISLFDTNLIGRWNFVGLGNYRDLLHDQDFLQALRNTAVYVLGTVPTGMAIALGVAWLLNQKVRALAWFRTAYFLPYVTPVVAISIVWTWIYKEDTAGLLNALLGPAGISPQAWLLDPKWAMFALILMSIWRHLGYNVVIFLAGLQNIPHEYYEAAAIDGARGWTMFSKITWPLLSPTTYFVAIISIIGSFQVFTQVYVLWPSAGGGPLGTTRVVVKYLYDMGWGSYKFGYAAAIGYALFAIIFVLTLAQRSALGGRVHYQ